In a genomic window of Microterricola viridarii:
- a CDS encoding MFS transporter, translated as MFYFPILQLNQPLSTWLIIVALHAVGTGMMFSIQGAFFAEMFGTRMRYTGLGVVYQSSALIGGAPTPAIAVALTSVFLGSYWPAVIYLIAACVISAICVLLASENSKLDLSDTSAIVTNNSARKLARSR; from the coding sequence CTGTTCTACTTCCCGATCCTCCAACTCAACCAGCCGCTCAGCACCTGGTTGATCATCGTGGCCCTGCACGCGGTCGGAACCGGCATGATGTTCTCCATCCAGGGAGCATTCTTCGCCGAGATGTTCGGCACCCGCATGCGCTACACCGGCCTCGGCGTCGTCTACCAGAGCTCCGCCCTGATCGGTGGCGCCCCGACCCCCGCGATCGCCGTCGCGCTGACCTCGGTCTTCCTCGGCTCGTACTGGCCCGCCGTGATCTACCTGATCGCCGCCTGTGTGATCAGCGCGATCTGTGTGCTGCTGGCATCCGAGAACTCCAAGCTCGACCTCAGCGACACCTCGGCCATCGTCACGAACAACAGCGCGCGCAAGCTCGCGCGCAGCCGCTAG
- a CDS encoding sulfatase family protein, producing MHTYPYEASVGFHERHVIENKDRAHPNLPYFLDQWDKAIWIRGHEKPSRVTYRTREDYSERLGAFEWELPDDLHADNFVGNLARHWLDTYPDKNAPFFLQIGFPGPHPPYDPTAKHLEPYLGRAMPEAKRTQADLDSQPTPLKELRKHHQANDHDAIVQLENPTAEQLERQRRHYFANVSLIDEQVGGILDALDERGVLENTIVVFTSDHGDALNDHGHSQKWTMYEPSVHVPGIIWGPGRVKGDQQLSGLVSLMDVAPTLLELAGITPPVWMEAESLLPALRGEEWSGRRYVFSEHARDFILTETALMTMVRDEQFKLVEFIDYDEGQLFDLAADPHEETNLWSEPEHAEVRTRLEKAISHWRATSSMHTATWGKEWR from the coding sequence ATGCACACCTACCCGTATGAGGCGTCGGTCGGATTCCACGAGCGGCACGTCATCGAGAACAAGGACCGTGCACACCCGAATCTGCCGTACTTCCTCGACCAGTGGGACAAGGCCATCTGGATCCGGGGCCACGAGAAGCCCTCCCGCGTGACGTACCGCACGCGGGAGGACTACTCGGAGCGCCTCGGCGCATTCGAGTGGGAGCTGCCGGACGACCTGCACGCCGACAACTTCGTCGGCAACCTGGCCCGGCACTGGCTGGACACCTACCCGGACAAGAACGCGCCGTTCTTCCTGCAGATCGGGTTCCCCGGGCCACACCCGCCCTACGACCCCACCGCGAAGCACCTCGAGCCGTACCTGGGCCGGGCGATGCCGGAGGCCAAGCGCACCCAGGCCGACTTGGACTCGCAGCCCACGCCGCTCAAGGAGTTGCGCAAGCACCACCAGGCCAACGACCACGACGCGATCGTGCAGCTGGAGAACCCCACGGCCGAGCAGCTCGAGCGCCAGCGCCGGCACTACTTCGCCAACGTCTCGCTGATCGACGAGCAGGTCGGCGGCATCCTCGATGCCCTCGACGAGCGCGGCGTGCTCGAGAACACCATCGTGGTCTTCACCTCCGACCACGGTGACGCCCTGAACGACCACGGCCACTCCCAGAAGTGGACGATGTACGAGCCGAGCGTGCACGTGCCCGGCATCATCTGGGGCCCCGGCCGGGTGAAGGGCGACCAGCAGCTGAGCGGCCTGGTGTCGCTGATGGATGTCGCGCCGACGCTGCTGGAGCTGGCCGGCATCACCCCGCCGGTCTGGATGGAAGCCGAGTCGCTGCTGCCCGCGCTGCGCGGCGAGGAGTGGAGCGGGCGCCGCTACGTGTTCTCCGAGCACGCCCGCGACTTCATCCTCACCGAGACGGCGCTCATGACGATGGTGCGCGACGAGCAGTTCAAGCTCGTCGAGTTCATCGACTACGACGAGGGCCAGCTCTTCGACCTCGCCGCCGACCCGCACGAGGAGACCAACCTGTGGAGCGAGCCGGAGCACGCCGAGGTGCGCACCCGCCTGGAGAAGGCGATCTCGCACTGGCGCGCCACCAGCTCGATGCACACTGCAACGTGGGGCAAGGAATGGCGCTAG
- a CDS encoding NAD(P)-dependent alcohol dehydrogenase — protein sequence MTTTPVLPETMRVSQLDAAHSVRLTERPVPTPGASEVLVRVAAVGVCGSDTHYYEHGRIGPFVVTAPLVLGHEASGTIVAVGSGVDAARIGSRVSIEPQKPCRACEQCKAGRYNLCAAMEFFATPPIDGAFAEYVLIEQDFAHDVPDSISDASAALVEPLSVGIAACHKAEVTAGSRVLIAGAGPIGVITAQVARAFGAVEVHISDVSEPRLAFALQHGATHAHLAGAPLEHLAVDAFIDASGAAPAIRAGIPAVRPAGRVILVGLGADSLEMPVNLIQNNELWVTGVFRYANTWPTAIALLANGSVNLDALVTGSFGLDEVEAALTASRDGASMKTIVTPAS from the coding sequence ATGACCACCACACCCGTGCTGCCAGAGACGATGCGCGTCTCGCAGCTGGACGCCGCGCACAGCGTGCGCCTGACCGAACGCCCCGTGCCGACGCCCGGCGCCAGCGAGGTGCTCGTGCGCGTCGCCGCCGTTGGCGTGTGCGGCAGCGACACCCACTACTACGAGCACGGACGGATCGGGCCCTTCGTGGTCACCGCCCCGCTCGTGCTCGGCCATGAGGCCTCGGGAACGATCGTGGCCGTCGGCAGCGGGGTGGATGCGGCACGCATCGGATCCCGGGTGTCGATCGAGCCGCAGAAGCCGTGCCGCGCCTGCGAGCAGTGCAAGGCGGGCCGCTACAACCTCTGCGCCGCCATGGAGTTCTTCGCAACGCCGCCGATCGACGGCGCATTCGCCGAGTACGTGCTCATCGAGCAGGATTTCGCGCACGACGTGCCCGACTCGATCAGCGACGCCTCCGCGGCGCTGGTCGAGCCGCTCTCCGTCGGAATCGCCGCCTGCCACAAAGCCGAGGTCACCGCGGGCTCGCGGGTGCTCATCGCCGGGGCCGGCCCGATCGGCGTCATCACCGCGCAGGTCGCCCGCGCATTCGGCGCGGTCGAGGTGCACATCAGCGATGTCTCCGAGCCGCGCCTGGCGTTCGCGCTGCAACACGGGGCCACCCATGCCCACCTCGCGGGGGCCCCGCTGGAGCACCTCGCGGTTGACGCCTTCATCGACGCCTCCGGAGCCGCACCGGCCATCCGGGCCGGTATCCCCGCCGTGCGCCCGGCCGGCCGCGTGATCCTCGTCGGCCTCGGCGCCGACAGCCTCGAGATGCCGGTCAACCTGATCCAGAACAACGAGCTCTGGGTGACGGGCGTGTTCCGCTACGCGAACACCTGGCCGACGGCGATCGCACTGCTGGCCAACGGCAGCGTCAACCTCGACGCCCTCGTCACCGGCAGCTTCGGCCTCGACGAGGTCGAGGCGGCGCTGACCGCATCGAGGGACGGCGCCAGCATGAAGACGATCGTGACGCCCGCATCATGA
- a CDS encoding PfkB family carbohydrate kinase: MSAGAAATATSVAVVGEALIDVIHRAGGVEEHTGGGPLNIAVGLARLGVPSALISAVGDDEHGERIRGYLAENGVTLHNADVQGAATSTAIAQVSATGDASYEFAVNWAVEPGGVALDAPVQHVHVGSLGAVLAPGADAVFAWAQGLRASASVSFDPNCRPCSASRRPRRASRPSASCGAATS, translated from the coding sequence ATGAGCGCCGGCGCAGCCGCGACGGCGACGTCCGTCGCCGTCGTCGGCGAGGCGCTCATCGATGTGATCCACCGCGCGGGCGGCGTCGAGGAGCACACGGGTGGCGGGCCGCTCAACATCGCCGTCGGCCTGGCGCGGCTGGGCGTCCCCAGTGCCCTCATCAGCGCCGTCGGTGACGACGAGCACGGCGAGCGCATCCGCGGCTACCTGGCCGAGAACGGCGTGACCCTGCACAACGCCGATGTGCAGGGAGCGGCGACGAGCACCGCGATCGCCCAGGTCAGCGCGACGGGCGATGCGAGCTACGAGTTCGCCGTCAACTGGGCCGTGGAACCGGGCGGGGTTGCGCTCGACGCCCCCGTGCAGCACGTGCACGTCGGTTCGCTCGGTGCCGTGCTGGCGCCGGGCGCCGACGCGGTCTTCGCGTGGGCGCAGGGCCTGCGCGCGAGCGCCAGCGTGAGCTTCGACCCGAACTGCCGCCCCTGCTCGGCATCACGCCGGCCGAGGCGCGCGTCGCGGCCGAGCGCTTCGTGCGGAGCAGCGACATCGTGA
- a CDS encoding PfkB family carbohydrate kinase, which translates to MKASEEDLGWLYPGQSPVESARRWAEMGPELVVVTRGGDGSVALTPGGAEAIVVDAVRSLGLVDTVGAGDSYMAALVAAIDDAAAIGPERRGRLDEETLRSVLRYASAAAAITCSRAGANPPTRTEVARLL; encoded by the coding sequence GTGAAGGCCAGCGAGGAGGACCTCGGCTGGCTCTACCCCGGGCAGAGCCCGGTGGAGTCGGCACGGCGGTGGGCCGAGATGGGGCCGGAACTCGTGGTCGTGACCCGGGGCGGCGACGGATCCGTCGCGCTGACGCCGGGCGGCGCCGAGGCCATCGTGGTGGATGCCGTGCGCAGCCTCGGCCTGGTCGACACCGTCGGGGCCGGCGACTCGTACATGGCGGCGCTCGTCGCCGCGATCGACGACGCGGCGGCCATCGGGCCGGAGCGGCGCGGCCGCCTCGACGAGGAGACGCTGCGCTCGGTGCTGCGCTACGCGAGCGCGGCCGCGGCGATCACCTGCTCGCGGGCCGGGGCCAACCCGCCCACCCGCACAGAGGTCGCCCGCCTGCTCTGA
- a CDS encoding DUF3418 domain-containing protein: MRYKFEPGAVDDGVSVVVPLTLLARLRPEGFDWQVDGLRGELITALLKSLPKVIRRNVVPAADWAAKIAAELPERPEGGAAGSRSTAPSP, encoded by the coding sequence CTGCGCTACAAGTTCGAGCCGGGCGCGGTCGACGACGGCGTGAGCGTCGTCGTGCCGCTGACCCTGCTGGCCCGGCTGCGGCCGGAGGGCTTCGACTGGCAGGTGGACGGCCTGCGCGGCGAGCTCATCACCGCGCTGCTGAAGAGCCTGCCCAAGGTGATCCGGCGCAACGTCGTCCCGGCGGCCGACTGGGCGGCCAAGATCGCCGCCGAGCTGCCGGAGCGCCCGGAGGGCGGCGCGGCCGGCTCGCGCAGCACCGCCCCGTCACCGTGA
- a CDS encoding DUF3418 domain-containing protein: MTPFTEAIAAVIKKLVHIPVTGADFDLDRVPPHLRVTFRVVDGKGREIDSDKDLRALQGRLSERARDAVASSFADPDAGGRGRRGGRPGSDDPQTGDFSVQPRGGRPGRPGGPGAPAASAFVERSGLTTFPTGLPSIPGNGPDQQGTEIPRFVDLQQGGNTIRAYPALVDEGQSVALRLLTTAEEQARGDARRHPAPASAGRAVAVELRAEAPDRQTRSSRWRPARTAHPGALR, from the coding sequence GTGACGCCGTTCACCGAGGCCATCGCCGCCGTGATCAAGAAGCTCGTCCACATCCCCGTCACCGGCGCAGACTTCGACCTGGACCGGGTGCCGCCGCACCTGCGGGTCACCTTCCGCGTCGTCGACGGGAAGGGCCGCGAGATCGACAGCGACAAGGACCTGCGCGCACTGCAGGGCCGGCTCAGCGAGCGGGCCCGCGACGCCGTGGCGAGCAGCTTCGCCGACCCGGATGCCGGCGGCCGTGGCCGACGCGGCGGGCGGCCGGGCTCCGACGACCCCCAGACCGGCGACTTCAGCGTGCAGCCGCGCGGCGGGCGCCCTGGTCGGCCCGGCGGCCCCGGAGCCCCGGCGGCCTCCGCGTTCGTCGAGCGCAGCGGCCTCACAACCTTCCCCACCGGGCTGCCGAGCATTCCGGGCAACGGACCGGACCAGCAGGGCACCGAGATCCCCCGCTTCGTCGACCTGCAGCAGGGCGGCAACACGATCCGCGCCTACCCGGCGCTGGTCGACGAGGGCCAGAGCGTCGCGCTGCGACTGCTGACGACCGCAGAGGAGCAGGCGCGCGGCGATGCCCGGCGGCATCCGGCGCCTGCTTCTGCTGGCCGTGCCGTCGCCGTCGAGCTACGTGCAGAAGCACCTGACCGGCAAACGAGAAGCTCACGCTGGCGGCCAGCCCGTACCGCACACCCAGGCGCTCTTCGATGA
- a CDS encoding DUF3418 domain-containing protein: protein MPSPSSYVQKHLTGKREAHAGGQPVPHTQALFDDCLAACVDDVLFRVKPDGLVFSKAEFETVRDRVSSVVMDTMFETVKMVTSALTAARKADKALKAASSITIMSALADARQQLDGLVYPGFVSQTGLERLRHLPRYLGGISVRVEKLVANPGRDRVGLTEIEAAQTAFRNAGGTIPLAPHAPANLVKARWMLEELRISLFAQELRTAESVSLQRINKVLAG, encoded by the coding sequence GTGCCGTCGCCGTCGAGCTACGTGCAGAAGCACCTGACCGGCAAACGAGAAGCTCACGCTGGCGGCCAGCCCGTACCGCACACCCAGGCGCTCTTCGATGACTGCCTGGCCGCCTGCGTCGACGATGTGCTGTTCCGGGTGAAGCCGGACGGGCTCGTGTTCAGCAAGGCCGAGTTCGAGACGGTGCGCGACCGGGTGTCGTCCGTGGTGATGGACACCATGTTCGAGACGGTGAAGATGGTGACCAGCGCCCTCACCGCTGCACGCAAGGCCGACAAGGCACTCAAGGCGGCGAGCAGCATCACGATCATGTCGGCGCTGGCGGATGCCCGGCAGCAGCTGGATGGGCTGGTCTACCCCGGCTTCGTCTCGCAGACCGGGCTGGAGCGGCTGCGGCACCTGCCGCGCTACCTCGGCGGCATCAGCGTGCGCGTTGAGAAGCTCGTGGCGAACCCGGGTCGCGACCGGGTCGGGCTCACCGAGATCGAGGCCGCGCAGACCGCGTTCCGCAATGCCGGCGGCACGATCCCGCTGGCGCCGCACGCGCCGGCGAACCTCGTGAAGGCCCGCTGGATGTTGGAGGAGTTGCGCATCAGCCTGTTCGCGCAGGAGCTGCGCACCGCGGAGAGCGTCTCCCTGCAGCGCATCAACAAGGTGCTCGCGGGATAA
- a CDS encoding sulfatase family protein has translation MTTNDARPNIVLIMTDQQRFDSIAALGHDHVDTPHLDRLVREGTAFTNTYVASPSCAPSRASLFTGLYPHSSGVLRNDDKWSHSWVELLAAEGYRCTSVGKMHTYPYEASVGFHERHVIENKDRAHPNLPYFLDQWDKAIWIRGHEKPSRVTYRTREDYSERLGAFEWELPDDLHADNFVGNLARHWLDTYPDKNAPFFLQIGFPGPHPPYDPTAKHLEPYLGRAMPEAKRTQADLDSQPTPLKELRKHHQANDHDAIVQLENPTAEQLERQRRHYFANVSLIDEQVGGILDALDERGVLENTIVVFTSDHGDALNDHGHSQKWTMYEPSVHVPGIIWGPGRVKGDQQLSGLVSLMDVAPTLLELAGITPPVWMEAESLLPALRGEEWSGRRYVFSEHARDFILTETALMTMVRDEQFKLVEFIDYDEGQLFDLAADPHEETNLWSEPEHAEVRTRLEKAISHWRATSSMHTATWGKEWR, from the coding sequence ATGACCACCAACGACGCGCGCCCCAACATCGTGCTCATCATGACCGATCAGCAGCGCTTCGACTCGATCGCGGCCCTCGGCCACGACCACGTCGACACGCCGCACCTCGACCGCCTCGTGCGCGAGGGCACCGCATTCACCAACACCTACGTGGCCTCGCCCTCCTGCGCACCGTCGCGGGCGAGCCTGTTCACGGGGCTGTACCCGCACAGTTCCGGTGTCTTGCGGAATGACGACAAGTGGTCGCACTCCTGGGTGGAGCTGTTGGCGGCGGAGGGGTACCGCTGCACCAGCGTGGGCAAGATGCACACCTACCCGTATGAGGCGTCGGTCGGATTCCACGAGCGGCACGTCATCGAGAACAAGGACCGTGCACACCCGAATCTGCCGTACTTCCTCGACCAGTGGGACAAGGCCATCTGGATCCGGGGCCACGAGAAGCCCTCCCGCGTGACGTACCGCACGCGGGAGGACTACTCGGAGCGCCTCGGCGCATTCGAGTGGGAGCTGCCGGACGACCTGCACGCCGACAACTTCGTCGGCAACCTGGCCCGGCACTGGCTGGACACCTACCCGGACAAGAACGCGCCGTTCTTCCTGCAGATCGGGTTCCCCGGGCCACACCCGCCCTACGACCCCACCGCGAAGCACCTCGAGCCGTACCTGGGCCGGGCGATGCCGGAGGCCAAGCGCACCCAGGCCGACTTGGACTCGCAGCCCACGCCGCTCAAGGAGTTGCGCAAGCACCACCAGGCCAACGACCACGACGCGATCGTGCAGCTGGAGAACCCCACGGCCGAGCAGCTCGAGCGCCAGCGCCGGCACTACTTCGCCAACGTCTCGCTGATCGACGAGCAGGTCGGCGGCATCCTCGATGCCCTCGACGAGCGCGGCGTGCTCGAGAACACCATCGTGGTCTTCACCTCCGACCACGGTGACGCCCTGAACGACCACGGCCACTCCCAGAAGTGGACGATGTACGAGCCGAGCGTGCACGTGCCCGGCATCATCTGGGGCCCCGGCCGGGTGAAGGGCGACCAGCAGCTGAGCGGCCTGGTGTCGCTGATGGATGTCGCGCCGACGCTGCTGGAGCTGGCCGGCATCACCCCGCCGGTCTGGATGGAAGCCGAGTCGCTGCTGCCCGCGCTGCGCGGCGAGGAGTGGAGCGGGCGCCGCTACGTGTTCTCCGAGCACGCCCGCGACTTCATCCTCACCGAGACGGCGCTCATGACGATGGTGCGCGACGAGCAGTTCAAGCTCGTCGAGTTCATCGACTACGACGAGGGCCAGCTCTTCGACCTCGCCGCCGACCCGCACGAGGAGACCAACCTGTGGAGCGAGCCGGAGCACGCCGAGGTGCGCACCCGCCTGGAGAAGGCGATCTCGCACTGGCGCGCCACCAGCTCGATGCACACTGCAACGTGGGGCAAGGAATGGCGCTAG
- a CDS encoding MFS transporter codes for MTSPTSVATAAAPAVATPASPKKAVAAAFAGAFIEWYDFYLYGIAAALVFPRIFFPESDPTVALLMSFGSFAAGFLMRPLGAIVFGHFGDKLGRKKMLIMTVLIIGICTFVIGLLPGYEQLGVLSVVLLLLARLLQGFGIGGEFGGGSLVALENAPTGKRGLMGSFHQMGTPAGLLVSTGIFSLMQLLPEDDFFSWGWRVPFLLSGVFVLLAFVIRRSLPETPAFEADKDEVRSVPFFALIREGWKNLLLGIGARMADAVTYNIINVFAISFTTTYLGLPSTLILVGFTISAGVQMVLLPFFGSWSDRIGRRPIYLAGIAICGVGALFYFPILQLNQPLSTWLIIVALHAVGTGMMFSIQGAFFAEMFGTRMRYTGLGVVYQSSALIGGAPTPAIAVALTSVFLGSYWPAVIYLIAACVISAICVLLASENSKLDLSDTSAIVTNNSARKLARAAR; via the coding sequence ATGACTTCCCCCACGTCCGTGGCAACCGCAGCTGCACCTGCGGTCGCCACCCCCGCCTCGCCCAAGAAGGCCGTCGCCGCAGCATTCGCCGGCGCATTCATCGAGTGGTACGACTTCTACCTGTACGGCATCGCTGCCGCGCTCGTGTTCCCCCGCATCTTCTTCCCCGAGTCAGACCCGACCGTTGCACTGCTGATGTCGTTCGGCAGCTTCGCCGCCGGCTTCCTGATGCGCCCGCTCGGCGCCATCGTGTTCGGCCACTTCGGCGACAAGCTTGGCCGCAAGAAGATGCTGATCATGACGGTGCTGATCATCGGTATCTGCACCTTCGTCATTGGCCTGCTGCCCGGTTACGAGCAGCTCGGTGTGTTGTCGGTCGTGCTGCTTCTGCTCGCACGCCTGCTGCAGGGCTTCGGCATCGGCGGTGAGTTCGGCGGCGGCTCGCTCGTTGCCCTCGAGAACGCACCAACGGGCAAGCGCGGCCTCATGGGCAGCTTCCACCAGATGGGTACCCCGGCCGGACTCCTGGTCTCGACGGGTATCTTCAGCCTGATGCAGCTGCTCCCCGAGGACGACTTCTTCTCGTGGGGCTGGCGCGTGCCGTTCCTGCTCAGCGGTGTCTTCGTCCTGCTCGCCTTCGTCATCCGTCGTTCGCTGCCGGAGACGCCGGCCTTCGAGGCCGACAAGGACGAGGTGCGTTCTGTTCCGTTCTTCGCGCTGATCCGCGAGGGCTGGAAGAACCTGCTCCTCGGCATCGGCGCCCGCATGGCCGACGCCGTGACCTACAACATCATCAACGTCTTCGCGATCTCCTTCACGACCACCTACCTCGGCCTGCCGAGCACCCTGATCCTGGTCGGCTTCACGATCTCGGCCGGCGTGCAGATGGTGCTGCTGCCGTTCTTCGGCAGCTGGTCCGACCGCATCGGTCGTCGCCCGATCTACCTGGCCGGCATCGCCATCTGCGGCGTCGGAGCGCTGTTCTACTTCCCGATCCTCCAACTCAACCAGCCGCTCAGCACCTGGTTGATCATCGTGGCCCTGCACGCGGTCGGAACCGGCATGATGTTCTCCATCCAGGGAGCATTCTTCGCCGAGATGTTCGGCACCCGCATGCGCTACACCGGCCTCGGCGTCGTCTACCAGAGCTCCGCCCTGATCGGTGGCGCCCCGACCCCCGCGATCGCCGTCGCGCTGACCTCGGTCTTCCTCGGCTCGTACTGGCCCGCCGTGATCTACCTGATCGCCGCCTGTGTGATCAGCGCGATCTGTGTGCTGCTGGCATCCGAGAACTCCAAGCTCGACCTCAGCGACACCTCGGCCATCGTCACGAACAACAGCGCGCGCAAGCTCGCGCGCGCAGCCCGCTAG
- a CDS encoding sugar-binding transcriptional regulator: MATRTPPKHPTHDPSQVLRVARSYYLDDESKVAIAERELLSRWQVARILEDARASGLVRISVGDPAEIDSVAGAKITSALGLAETIVVGRSRKLGLEPSLDSVGEALARYLTATVLEGDAVGLTWSRAIEAMAAHLDHLAPCDVVQLAGALTLTGNRMGSVEIIRHVARLAHGTAYPIYAPLVVESPDIRRALEQQAEIAACLKRAADLSIAVVSVGTWSEEGSSLYPLVPAKLAQQAAAAGAVGEISGRVFTADGTLALAALDDRVLGISAEQLRAVPHIVATSYGAHRVDATIAAARAGYAHTLIIDSALADAITLKLGL, encoded by the coding sequence GTGGCAACTCGCACACCCCCGAAGCACCCCACCCATGATCCGTCACAGGTGCTGAGAGTTGCCCGCTCCTACTACCTCGACGACGAGTCGAAGGTGGCGATCGCCGAGCGCGAGCTGCTCAGCCGCTGGCAGGTCGCCCGGATCCTCGAAGACGCCCGCGCCTCCGGGCTGGTGCGCATCTCTGTTGGCGACCCGGCCGAGATCGACTCGGTCGCCGGCGCGAAGATCACGAGCGCCCTCGGCCTGGCCGAGACCATCGTGGTCGGCCGCTCGCGCAAGCTCGGCCTGGAGCCGTCGCTCGACAGCGTCGGCGAGGCGCTGGCGCGCTACCTCACCGCGACCGTGCTCGAGGGGGATGCCGTCGGGCTCACCTGGAGTCGCGCGATCGAGGCAATGGCCGCCCACCTCGACCACCTCGCGCCGTGCGACGTCGTGCAGCTGGCCGGAGCGCTCACCCTGACGGGGAACCGCATGGGCTCCGTCGAGATCATCCGCCACGTCGCCCGTCTCGCCCACGGCACGGCGTACCCGATCTACGCCCCCCTGGTGGTGGAGAGCCCCGACATCCGGCGCGCGCTGGAGCAGCAGGCCGAGATCGCGGCCTGCCTGAAGCGGGCCGCGGACCTCAGCATCGCCGTCGTCTCGGTCGGCACCTGGTCGGAGGAGGGCTCCTCGCTCTACCCGCTCGTCCCGGCGAAGCTGGCGCAGCAGGCCGCGGCGGCCGGCGCCGTCGGCGAGATCAGCGGCCGCGTCTTCACGGCCGACGGCACGCTCGCACTCGCCGCCCTCGATGACCGGGTGCTGGGCATCTCGGCCGAACAGCTGCGCGCCGTCCCGCACATCGTGGCCACCAGCTACGGCGCCCACCGCGTCGACGCGACCATCGCGGCCGCCCGCGCCGGTTACGCACACACGCTGATCATCGACAGCGCCCTCGCCGACGCCATCACCCTGAAGCTGGGGCTCTGA
- a CDS encoding formylglycine-generating enzyme family protein has protein sequence MSAGDPHGSSCCAPQGRHGLTLSPSAASPATGAGAAGRPGHTIEQALVPAQTFAMGDHQGVGYRADGEQPVHAVTLDAFSIDATSVTNDAFRAFVEATGYRTEAETFGYSAVFHLALAAPQKDIVGQPPATPWWLGVRGADWQHPGGSDSDLSGLGDHPVVHVSWNDAAAYCRWAGRALPSEAQWEAASRGGLDGARYPWGTEREDWRMNIWQGTFPTVNTLDDGWLTTAPVRSFTPNAYGLWQTVGNVWEWCADWFDPGYYAASPSENPRGPDSGALRVMRGGSFLCHDSYCNRYRNAARSSNTPDSSMSNAGFRTVARVAPPVDE, from the coding sequence ATGAGCGCGGGCGACCCGCACGGCAGCTCGTGCTGCGCCCCGCAGGGCCGGCACGGCCTGACCCTCTCCCCCAGCGCCGCCTCCCCCGCCACCGGTGCGGGAGCGGCAGGCAGGCCGGGGCACACGATCGAGCAGGCGCTCGTTCCCGCCCAGACGTTCGCCATGGGAGACCACCAGGGCGTCGGCTACCGCGCCGACGGCGAGCAGCCGGTGCACGCCGTGACCCTCGACGCCTTCAGCATCGACGCCACCTCCGTGACGAATGACGCGTTCCGCGCCTTCGTCGAGGCCACCGGCTACCGCACGGAGGCCGAGACGTTCGGCTACTCCGCCGTCTTCCACCTCGCGCTGGCCGCACCGCAGAAGGACATCGTCGGGCAGCCGCCCGCGACCCCGTGGTGGCTCGGCGTGCGCGGCGCCGATTGGCAGCACCCGGGCGGCAGCGACTCCGACCTGAGCGGCCTCGGCGACCACCCCGTCGTGCACGTGAGCTGGAACGACGCCGCGGCCTACTGCCGCTGGGCCGGCCGCGCGCTGCCCAGCGAGGCGCAGTGGGAGGCGGCGTCCCGGGGCGGCCTCGACGGGGCGCGCTACCCGTGGGGCACCGAGCGCGAGGACTGGCGGATGAACATCTGGCAGGGCACCTTCCCCACGGTGAACACGCTGGACGACGGCTGGCTCACCACCGCGCCGGTGCGCAGTTTCACCCCCAACGCCTACGGGCTCTGGCAGACCGTCGGCAACGTCTGGGAGTGGTGCGCGGACTGGTTCGACCCCGGGTACTACGCCGCCTCGCCGAGCGAGAACCCGCGGGGCCCGGATTCTGGCGCGCTGCGCGTCATGCGCGGTGGGTCGTTCCTCTGCCACGACTCGTACTGCAATCGGTACCGCAATGCGGCCCGCTCGTCGAACACACCGGACTCGTCGATGTCCAACGCCGGATTCCGCACCGTCGCCCGTGTCGCCCCGCCGGTCGACGAGTAG